Proteins encoded by one window of Geobacter sp. DSM 9736:
- a CDS encoding septum formation initiator family protein: MRKRMFFIAAAVILFILFFTVFGERGILHIHRLKAEKEVILKQAETLRVENDRLKREIEALKSDRRYLESIARRDFGLVLPNEIVYQFPKTENTGPGTGQPVTSPKK; encoded by the coding sequence ATGCGCAAGCGCATGTTTTTCATCGCCGCTGCTGTCATTCTTTTTATTCTCTTTTTCACTGTTTTCGGAGAGCGGGGGATACTCCATATCCACCGTTTGAAAGCTGAGAAAGAGGTTATTCTAAAGCAGGCCGAGACCCTCAGGGTGGAAAACGACAGGCTGAAGCGGGAGATCGAGGCTCTGAAGAGCGACCGGCGTTATCTGGAGAGCATCGCGCGGCGCGACTTCGGGCTGGTCCTTCCCAACGAGATTGTGTATCAGTTCCCCAAGACTGAAAACACTGGCCCCGGCACAGGGCAGCCTGTTACATCTCCTAAAAAATGA
- a CDS encoding UDP-glucuronic acid decarboxylase family protein codes for MRILVTGGAGFIGSHLCERLVGEGHDVLCLDNFFTGNKRNIARLMGNERFELIRHDITQPILLEVDRIYNLACPASPIHYQYNPVKTIKTSVMGAINMLGLAKRVRARILQASTSEIYGDPQVHPQTEEYWGNVNPIGIRSCYDEGKRVAETLMMDYHRQNGVDVRIIRIFNTYGPRMAENDGRVVSNFIVQALRGEDLTVYGEGSQTRSFCYVDDLVDGMIRMMECEDFIGPVNLGNPTETTILEFAQRIIGLTGSSSKIIFNPLPADDPKQRRPDISLAGEKLGWSPKVDVATGLKQTIDYFAGVLGRK; via the coding sequence ATGCGTATTCTCGTCACCGGCGGTGCCGGCTTTATAGGGTCACATCTCTGCGAGCGACTCGTAGGGGAAGGGCACGATGTTCTCTGTCTCGATAACTTCTTTACAGGAAACAAGCGTAACATAGCCCGTCTTATGGGTAATGAGCGTTTCGAACTGATACGCCACGACATCACTCAGCCGATACTGCTGGAAGTGGACCGCATCTACAACCTGGCTTGTCCCGCATCACCGATCCACTACCAGTACAATCCGGTGAAGACCATCAAGACGAGCGTGATGGGTGCCATCAACATGCTGGGCCTCGCCAAGCGGGTCAGGGCCCGCATTCTACAGGCATCCACATCCGAAATATATGGAGATCCGCAGGTACACCCGCAGACGGAGGAATACTGGGGGAACGTTAACCCCATCGGCATACGCAGCTGCTATGACGAGGGGAAGCGCGTGGCGGAGACCCTTATGATGGACTATCACCGGCAGAACGGTGTCGATGTCCGGATCATAAGAATCTTCAATACCTACGGCCCGAGGATGGCGGAAAACGACGGGAGGGTTGTTTCCAACTTCATCGTCCAGGCACTGCGGGGAGAGGACCTGACAGTCTACGGCGAAGGGAGCCAGACACGTTCCTTCTGTTACGTGGACGATCTGGTAGATGGGATGATCCGCATGATGGAGTGTGAAGACTTTATCGGACCTGTGAACCTGGGAAATCCGACCGAGACGACTATCCTTGAATTCGCGCAGAGGATCATCGGCCTTACCGGATCCTCATCCAAAATCATTTTCAATCCCCTTCCCGCTGATGATCCGAAGCAGCGCCGCCCCGACATCTCGCTGGCAGGGGAGAAACTCGGCTGGAGCCCGAAGGTGGATGTGGCGACGGGACTGAAGCAAACCATCGATTACTTCGCCGGGGTCTTGGGTAGGAAGTAG
- a CDS encoding UDP-glucose/GDP-mannose dehydrogenase family protein, whose translation MKVCVIGTGYVGLVAGTCFAESGNDVICVDVDEKKIEGLKNGIIPIYEPGLKEMVLRNSEEGRLTFTTDLASAVKASLLNFIAVGTPPGEDGSADLKYVLDVARAIGKHMECFKIIVDKSTVPVGTADKVRAAVQEELDARRTSLEFDVVSNPEFLKEGAAIDDFMKPDRVVIGTDNVRTAEIMKELYSPFMRRTNRLIIMDVRSAEMTKYAANAMLATKITFMNQIANLCERMGADVAAVREGIGSDSRIGYDFLFPGVGYGGSCFPKDVKALVKTSEESDYDFLLLKAVEEANERQKLVLPGKIEKWLGNPQGNKPLVGKSIALWGLSFKPRTDDMREAPSVVIINRLLEMGAIVRAHDPEAIKEARKIFGDRIAYSQNQYEILEGADALAIITEWSEYRNPNFDRIKALLNQPVIFDGRNLYEPHRMSEAGFRYFPIGRNGKSFK comes from the coding sequence ATGAAGGTATGCGTTATTGGTACGGGTTACGTCGGGCTCGTGGCCGGAACCTGTTTTGCTGAAAGCGGCAACGACGTAATCTGCGTTGATGTGGATGAAAAAAAGATAGAAGGCCTGAAAAACGGCATCATTCCCATCTACGAGCCCGGGCTCAAAGAGATGGTGCTGAGAAACAGCGAGGAGGGACGACTTACCTTTACCACCGATCTCGCTTCGGCAGTCAAGGCATCTCTCCTCAATTTCATAGCCGTCGGCACCCCTCCGGGAGAGGACGGTTCTGCAGACCTGAAGTATGTCCTTGATGTCGCCCGCGCAATCGGTAAGCATATGGAGTGCTTCAAGATCATAGTCGACAAGTCCACAGTGCCTGTCGGGACTGCAGACAAAGTACGGGCTGCCGTCCAGGAGGAGCTCGATGCCCGCCGGACCTCCCTGGAATTCGATGTTGTCTCCAATCCGGAGTTTCTCAAGGAAGGAGCCGCCATTGACGATTTCATGAAGCCGGACCGGGTTGTAATAGGTACCGACAATGTCCGCACTGCCGAAATAATGAAAGAGCTTTACTCCCCCTTCATGCGCCGCACGAACCGTCTCATCATAATGGATGTCCGGAGCGCGGAGATGACTAAGTATGCCGCCAATGCGATGCTTGCCACAAAGATCACTTTCATGAATCAGATCGCAAACCTCTGCGAACGCATGGGGGCAGATGTTGCGGCGGTTCGCGAAGGGATCGGTTCCGATTCACGTATCGGCTATGACTTCCTGTTTCCCGGGGTGGGGTACGGCGGGTCCTGTTTTCCCAAGGACGTCAAGGCTCTCGTGAAGACGTCGGAAGAATCGGATTACGACTTCCTCCTGCTCAAGGCGGTGGAAGAGGCAAATGAACGTCAGAAGCTGGTGCTCCCGGGTAAAATTGAAAAATGGCTCGGTAATCCGCAGGGAAACAAACCTCTGGTTGGAAAGTCCATTGCCCTGTGGGGACTGTCGTTCAAACCGCGTACCGATGACATGCGAGAGGCCCCATCGGTGGTCATAATCAACCGGTTGCTGGAGATGGGGGCTATCGTTCGTGCCCATGATCCGGAAGCTATCAAGGAGGCCCGGAAAATTTTCGGGGACCGGATCGCCTACAGCCAGAACCAGTACGAAATCCTGGAAGGTGCCGACGCCCTTGCCATTATCACGGAGTGGAGCGAATACCGGAATCCGAATTTCGATAGAATCAAGGCGCTGCTAAACCAGCCGGTGATTTTCGACGGCAGAAACCTGTACGAGCCGCACCGGATGAGCGAAGCCGGCTTCCGCTACTTCCCCATCGGCCGGAACGGTAAATCGTTCAAATAA
- the rsmA gene encoding 16S rRNA (adenine(1518)-N(6)/adenine(1519)-N(6))-dimethyltransferase RsmA, with the protein MAVPRPKKCFGQNFLTDHGILSRIVDSLGIEPGESVLEVGPGRGALTRLLAQKAAHLVAVEVDRQLVPLLQKEFAVASNVTIVEQDILKADLPRLLAGAALPCKVAANLPYNISSQVLFRFLDQHSLFSRLVLMLQKEVGERLLAPPDCKEYGILTILCGLHFDIRREFLVRPGAFHPVPKVDSIVLRFDTLSAPRFPVGEELFFRRLVKTSFAQRRKTLWNCLKGSGLSSDPVLQNGLVNCGIDGGRRGETLSLEEFAALSREILRLSPCQSHP; encoded by the coding sequence ATGGCAGTTCCCCGTCCTAAAAAATGCTTCGGTCAGAACTTCCTTACCGATCACGGTATTCTTTCCCGCATAGTAGATTCCCTAGGCATCGAGCCGGGGGAGAGCGTTCTCGAGGTCGGGCCGGGGCGGGGGGCATTGACGAGGCTGCTCGCGCAAAAAGCCGCACACCTCGTGGCGGTGGAGGTTGACCGGCAGTTGGTCCCGCTGCTGCAAAAGGAATTCGCCGTTGCATCCAACGTAACCATTGTGGAGCAGGACATCCTCAAGGCCGACCTCCCCCGGCTGCTGGCGGGCGCAGCCCTGCCATGCAAGGTGGCGGCGAACCTCCCCTACAACATCTCTTCACAGGTGCTGTTCAGGTTTCTCGACCAACACTCCCTCTTTTCCCGTCTTGTCCTTATGCTGCAGAAAGAGGTGGGAGAGCGGCTTCTGGCTCCTCCTGACTGCAAGGAGTACGGAATTCTCACGATTCTGTGCGGGCTGCACTTCGACATACGGCGCGAGTTCCTGGTGCGTCCCGGCGCCTTCCATCCCGTCCCGAAAGTTGATTCCATCGTGCTCCGCTTCGATACCCTGAGCGCGCCCCGGTTTCCCGTGGGGGAGGAACTATTCTTTCGCAGACTCGTAAAGACCTCCTTCGCGCAGCGTCGTAAAACGCTATGGAATTGCCTGAAAGGGTCCGGCCTTTCTTCCGACCCCGTCTTGCAGAACGGGCTTGTCAATTGCGGCATCGACGGCGGGAGGCGTGGAGAGACTCTTTCATTGGAAGAGTTCGCGGCGCTGAGCAGGGAGATCCTGCGCTTATCCCCGTGTCAGTCACACCCTTAG